A window of uncultured Methanoregula sp. genomic DNA:
ATGATAAAGACATACTCGATATCATGCGCCTTGATCTCGAGGATGAGCCGGCATTCTCTGTGGATACCTGCAGTGCATCGACCGAGGCAGTCGAGCGGACAAAAAAATGCAATTACCAGGTGATAATTGCCGACTGGCGCATGCCGGTGATGAACGGGACTGAACTCATCCGGCAGTTGCGCAGCAGCGGGTGCAAAGCCCATGTCATCCTGTACTCCGGACACAATGTCAGTTCCGATATCCGGACAGCGATCGAGAGCGGGGCAGATTATTATGTTCACCGCGGCGGGGATCCGGACACGGAATTTGCTCAGCTGCGGCAGCTCATCTCAAAGGCAGCCGGTCCATCGGGAGCAGAAAAAACTCACTGATTCATCTCCGGTCCTCCGGAGAAACGATCCTGTTTTAAGTGTGATTTCAATCGTTGGAGAACGAGATCTTTTACTGCCAGGCATTACGGGTTCTGAAGCATCTTCCGTGATCAGGTCCAGACCGTGCACTCTTGCCGGCACACCAGTCTTTTGAATCGCGATATGCGTGGCGGACAGGATCTCACCGATGAGGAAGGGGCCCCTACTATTGTTGTTCC
This region includes:
- a CDS encoding response regulator, whose protein sequence is MIHILLVDDDKDILDIMRLDLEDEPAFSVDTCSASTEAVERTKKCNYQVIIADWRMPVMNGTELIRQLRSSGCKAHVILYSGHNVSSDIRTAIESGADYYVHRGGDPDTEFAQLRQLISKAAGPSGAEKTH